The sequence GCAGGACCTTGCGCGGCTCCCGCGTGATCGCGGCGCGGTACTGCGGGTCCTTGTACCAGTTCGGCGGCAGGCCGAGCACCGGCCACGGGTAGCAGGAGCAGAGGGTGCAGACGATGATGTTGTGGACCGTGCCGGTGTTCTCCACCACGACCATGTCCTCGCCCTGCAGGCCGCTGATCCCGAGCTCCTTGCACGCCTCGGACGCGTTCCCGACGAGCCGGGCCTTGAAGTCCGGGTCGCTCCACGCCTTGGCCACGACCTTGGCGCCCAGCTGGGGCCCGACCTCGTTCTCGTAGATTTCGACCATGCGGTCGATGGCCTGGGTCGTCATGACGCCCTGCTCGATGAGCATCGACTCCAGCGCTTTGACGCGGGCGGCGATCTCTTCCGGGGTGCGGATCTTGGCGCTCACGCGTGCGCTCCTTCGGCGGTCGTGGGTGCGGAAGTGACGAGCTCGATGTAGGGGTCCCAGACGTCGAAGTACACCGACCCGTTGGGTTCGGCGTGGTCGGCGCCCCAGAGCTCCTCGTTGGTGAACCGGACGGTGTAGACGTGTTCGGGGTTCTCGCCGAGGCCGTTGCCGGCGGTGTCGGGGTAGATGAACGAGCCGTGGGCGAGCACCACCTCGCCGACGGCGCCGCGGATGTACCGGGCGCGGCGGGTGTGGCCCTTGGGCGCGGACCGGTCGACGCGGACGGTGTCGCCGACCTTGAACCGGGCCGGCTTGTCGGACGCGCGCTGCGCGGGGGCCCCGGCCGGTACGACGGCTTCGACGAACGCGAGCAGTTCGGGGTCGTCCTCGTGCGCGGGCAGCGGGGCGTCCGGGTGGGCCAGGTAGTGCTCGGTCCGGCGGTCGAGCTCGGCCATGTCGAGCTTGCCGAGCTGCTCGCCGAAGTGCTCCACGGTGTGGACCCAGTGTTCGTAGTACGGGGATTTCAGGTAGACGGCGGGGTCGATCAGCTCGATGCCGTGGCGGAACTGGTCGACGCCGAAGAACCCGGCCCGGAAGCACATGGCGAACATCGGGAACACGGCTTTCTCCCACTCGGCGCGGAAGACCGGTTCCTCTTCGGGAACGATCACGGGACCGACGCCGTCGGTGCCGGCGAGGTCGAACACTCCATTCATGCGCTGAGCTCCTTCTGGTGATCGGGTGCGGTGAGCGTTCCGAGGGTGCGTTCGAAGGCGTGGGCGGCACTCAGCACGCCCGCGTCGTCGAACTTCTTGCCGATGACCATCAGCCCGACGGGAAGGCCGTCGGACAGGCCGGCGGGGATCGAGCAGGCGGGGTGGCCGGTCACGTCGAACGGTGCGGTGTTGGACACCATTTCCAGGGCGCGGCCGATGATCTCGTCGACCGGTGCGTCCGCGGGCGGGATCAGGCTCGCGGTGATCGGGAGCGTCGGCATCACCAGGACGTCGTAGGTGGCGAGAGCCGTGTCGTAGGCGGCAGCCAGGACCCGCTCGAGGTTGCGGGCCTTGGCGTAGGCGGCGCCGTAACCGTTGCGCAGCGCGTAGGTGCCGCCGAGAGCGACCAGCTTCACCGTCTCCGAGAAGGCCGACGGGTCCCGTCGCCACTGCCGGCCGTAGAAGGCCATCTGGTCCGGGTCGTAGGCGCCCTTCCAGTTGAGGCCGTAGGCGTTGCCCTGCACCATCTGCCACGTCGCGCCCTCGACCGAGATGACGTCCCAGATCGCGGCGCCGTGCTTGTGCCACGGGATCGACACCTCCTCGGCCGCGTGGCCCGCGGCGGTCAGGCGCTCGACGGCCTGGCTGACGACGGCGTTGACCGCCGGCTCGGAGTTCGCCTGGTCGAAGCCCTCGGTCACCACCCCGATGCGCAGGCCGCGGTCCAGCTGCTCGAGCGCGGCGAGGTAGTCGGTGCCCGCGATGCCGGCCGGCTGCCGGGGGTCCTTGCCGTCGGTGCCGGCGAGGACGGTCAGCATGGCGGCGGCGCCGGCGACCGTGGGTGCGAGGGGACCGAGGTGGTCGATGGTCTGCTCGATCGGGAACGCGCCGGTGTAGGGCACGAGCCCGAAGGTCGGTTTGTGCCCGACGACCCCGCAGAAGGAGGCGGGGATGCGAATGGAGCCGCCTTGGTCACCTCCGAGCGCCAGGTCGACCTCGCCCGCGGCGACCAGGGCGGCGCTGCCGCTGGACGAACCGCCGCTCGTGCGGTCGAGGGCCCACGGGTTGCGGATCGGCCCGGTCTTGGCCGTGTGCGAAGCACCGGAGAAGCACAGGTCCTCGCACACCGATTTGCCGGCGATGGTCGCACCCGCGTCGAGCAGCCGGGTGACGACGGTCGCGTCCACGCGCGGGACGAACCCGCGCAGGGTCTCCGAGCCGTTCATCATCGGGACCCCGGCGACGGCGATGTTGTCCTTGACGGCCACGCGCCGGCCCGCCAGAGGCCCGGCCACGCCGCTGGTGAGCTCCGTGGTGACGTACCAGGCGCCCAGCGGGTTGACGGCCGGCTCCGCCCACTCACGCCGCGGCGCTGTGGGTTCGACCTCGCGGGCGTAGAGGTCGTCGACGGTGCCCCACGAGCCCAGCAGACCGGTCGTCGCGGCGTGGTACGTCTCGAGGTCCCCGGGCGCGATCCCCAGCCGCAGCTCGGCGGCGAGGCTTTCGATCTCGCTGCGTGAGGGGAGCTCCATGGTTTCTCCTCTTCATCGGAAATCGACGCGGCCCGCGTCGTGTCCGCCGATCGAACGCGCGAGGCGCCGGGCGGGTCAACGGTGACCGGCGACCTTGGATAGCGAGAGTCAAGGCGAGGTCACTGCCGTGCACGAACGCCCGGTGACCCTGGCGCGAAGTTGACAAGGCCCGGCACCCGCCGCATTGTTTTCCCATGTCAGGTTGGGTCCAGATCGACGCGGCGGACCGGGCTCCGGCGGAGCGCGGTGACTTCTGGCGCTCGACCGTGTGCGACCAGTTCGTGCCGCTCGCCGTGGAGCCGGCCGGCGAAGTCCTGCGCGGACGGGTCGCCGGCCGCGGCGTCGCCGAGACCCGGCTGCGCCGGATCCGGGCCACCCGGCACACGTTCGAGCGGCGCGCCCGCGACATCCGCGTCGACGACCCCGGCGTCCTGCACCTCCTCTTCCAGGACCACGGCCAGGCGACCATGGAGCAGGACGGCCGGACAGCGACCCTGAACACCGGTGACCTCCTGCTCTACGACAGCTCCCGGCCGTTCCGCTTCCGGACCGCGGAAGAGTTCGGGTTCACGATCTGCTTGCTGCCGAAGCGACTGCTCCCGCTGCCGGAGAAGCTGCAGAAAGAGCAAACCGCCCGGGTTTTCTCCTCACGGGCGGGCGTCGGCGCCGCGGCGGCCGCGCTGCTCACCTCGATGTCCCGGCAGGTCGCCGAGGCCAACCCGAGTCAGCAGCCGGCCCTCCAGCAGGCCTTGGTCAGCATGTACGTCGCACTGATGTCGGAGGACGGAGTCGGCGGCAACCCGCCATTGGTCAACCTGTCGATGGCGAAATCGTTCATCGTGCGCAACCTGGGTGACCCGGACCTGTGCCCGGCCGACGTCGCGGCGGCGTGCAACCTCTCCTTGGGTTACCTACACCGGATCTTCGCCGGCGACGGCACGACGATCGCCGGTTACCTGCGGGAGAAACGGCTCCAAGGGGTCTACAGCGAGCTTTCCTCGACCGCGGTCGAGGAGCCGGTCAGCCAGACCGCAAGGCGGTGGGGCATCACGGATCCGGCCCACTTCAGCCGGATGTTCAAGAAGCGCTTCGGCTTGACGCCGGGCGAGCTGCGCCGCACCACCCACCGCTCAGCCGCACCCTCCGGGTGACGTGCCAGAAGTCGGCGGATCTCCAGCAGCGAGGCGGGTCGACTGTGCGCCGACCTGCCGGTGTCGTTGAAGCGCTCGACCCCAGCGCTGGTGACAAGGGCGACGATGCTGCCCTCGGTGTGCAGTTCGGCGTAGTCATCGGGGCCGAACGGGGGTACGACTGGGGCGGTCTCGCCTCCTGCGTCGCCACCGCCCTGTGGCCCGAACGCGTGGCCGGCCTGATCTCCCTGGCGAGCTACGACGTCATCGACGTCGAAGGGCAGAAGCACGCCCAAGAGCCCGGCCTGGAACACGCTTTCCGGTACCAGCACCTGTTCCAGACGGAGCGGGGTCGCGAATGCCGCACCGGCCACCGGCGCGAACTGTGCCGCATGCTGTGGCGGCAGTGGTCCCCGGACTGGCAGTTCGACGACGCGACCTTCGAGCGGACCGCCGTGTCGTTCGACAACCCCGACTTCGTCGACGTCGTGATCCACGCCTACCGCCACAGCTTCGGCCTCGCCGCGGGGGATCCCGCCTACGCGGAGCTCGAGGAGCGGCTCGCCCGCCGTCCTCCGATCACCGTGCCGGCGGTGCCCCTGGACGGGGCGAGCGACACGCTGAAACCCGGTGGAGCCCGCGGCTCCTGCGGTACTACGAAGAGCAGGGCTTGCTGGTGTGCGCACGAACCCCGAGCGGCCAGCGGCGGTACGGCGAAGACCACGTCCCGCGGGTCGCCCTCATGCGTGACTTCGTCGCCGCGGGCCTGGCCACCCGCACCATCGCGGAAATGGTGCCCGGCATGGCCGACCCCAGCCCGGGCAAGCCACGCCGGCCACGATGGAGCACGAGCGGGAGCGGTTGTCCGCCGCGATCGACGTCAACCGGGACCACCTGCTCCACCGCGTGGCTTCCTGATCGCGGTCGCGGCGCGGGGCACCCGCCGGGACACCTCCGCGTGGAAGGCACTGACCGCGGGGGAACGG is a genomic window of Amycolatopsis lexingtonensis containing:
- the nthA gene encoding nitrile hydratase subunit alpha codes for the protein MSAKIRTPEEIAARVKALESMLIEQGVMTTQAIDRMVEIYENEVGPQLGAKVVAKAWSDPDFKARLVGNASEACKELGISGLQGEDMVVVENTGTVHNIIVCTLCSCYPWPVLGLPPNWYKDPQYRAAITREPRKVLHEAFGFTVGEDVEVRVWDSSSEMRYWVLPQRPAGTDGWTEEQLAALVTRESMIGVGPVAEVA
- a CDS encoding helix-turn-helix domain-containing protein: MSGWVQIDAADRAPAERGDFWRSTVCDQFVPLAVEPAGEVLRGRVAGRGVAETRLRRIRATRHTFERRARDIRVDDPGVLHLLFQDHGQATMEQDGRTATLNTGDLLLYDSSRPFRFRTAEEFGFTICLLPKRLLPLPEKLQKEQTARVFSSRAGVGAAAAALLTSMSRQVAEANPSQQPALQQALVSMYVALMSEDGVGGNPPLVNLSMAKSFIVRNLGDPDLCPADVAAACNLSLGYLHRIFAGDGTTIAGYLREKRLQGVYSELSSTAVEEPVSQTARRWGITDPAHFSRMFKKRFGLTPGELRRTTHRSAAPSG
- a CDS encoding amidase gives rise to the protein MELPSRSEIESLAAELRLGIAPGDLETYHAATTGLLGSWGTVDDLYAREVEPTAPRREWAEPAVNPLGAWYVTTELTSGVAGPLAGRRVAVKDNIAVAGVPMMNGSETLRGFVPRVDATVVTRLLDAGATIAGKSVCEDLCFSGASHTAKTGPIRNPWALDRTSGGSSSGSAALVAAGEVDLALGGDQGGSIRIPASFCGVVGHKPTFGLVPYTGAFPIEQTIDHLGPLAPTVAGAAAMLTVLAGTDGKDPRQPAGIAGTDYLAALEQLDRGLRIGVVTEGFDQANSEPAVNAVVSQAVERLTAAGHAAEEVSIPWHKHGAAIWDVISVEGATWQMVQGNAYGLNWKGAYDPDQMAFYGRQWRRDPSAFSETVKLVALGGTYALRNGYGAAYAKARNLERVLAAAYDTALATYDVLVMPTLPITASLIPPADAPVDEIIGRALEMVSNTAPFDVTGHPACSIPAGLSDGLPVGLMVIGKKFDDAGVLSAAHAFERTLGTLTAPDHQKELSA
- the nthB gene encoding nitrile hydratase subunit beta codes for the protein MNGVFDLAGTDGVGPVIVPEEEPVFRAEWEKAVFPMFAMCFRAGFFGVDQFRHGIELIDPAVYLKSPYYEHWVHTVEHFGEQLGKLDMAELDRRTEHYLAHPDAPLPAHEDDPELLAFVEAVVPAGAPAQRASDKPARFKVGDTVRVDRSAPKGHTRRARYIRGAVGEVVLAHGSFIYPDTAGNGLGENPEHVYTVRFTNEELWGADHAEPNGSVYFDVWDPYIELVTSAPTTAEGAHA